The Vigna unguiculata cultivar IT97K-499-35 chromosome 6, ASM411807v1, whole genome shotgun sequence genome contains a region encoding:
- the LOC114187601 gene encoding uncharacterized protein LOC114187601: MMAEREDGRGREHTQKTSKRLFKLCMKGEWGEVVGTYEKDKKAHTAKITKTGDTALHVAVTDGQNDVVGKLVKLICSEREEGKRKEALGIQNNRKNTALHLAASMGSVQMCEYIASAEASLLSMRNVDGETPLFLAALHGRKEAFLFLHYFSINTYPEPLHYYSNCRRTDGDTILHSAIAGDYFDLAFQIIHLYGDLVNSVNESGLTPLHLLANKPSVFKSGGRLGRFERIVYNAIMVKKLEVAPNSQQQLPTTDKEKSSYPENYETCVGLWRVAKKFALVVTEPLRQFHKKSPHNDQIGTERDLEALKDIATNNGAETKSPGSESSTWSHPLFPVNYQSCVNLFKFVFMMLSIIFGTGSANINKIRRKKEKHEWSAQIMDELLKRACMYEYDDDGSVPVNILENKDQRTDPYSFDEAGNVTLAGITEVEQHFTTKGEPNQQNNGEEKANGKEKKTCETPILIAAKNGVTEMVEKIMDSFPVAVHDMDASKKNIVLLAVENRQTYLYDLLLKKKNLKESIFDKVDNEGNSALHLAAKLGEYKPWLIPGEALQMHWEIKWYLFVKESMRPHFFSRYNDKNKTPRDVFSETHRELLKSGGEWLKKTSESCSLVAALIATVAFSTSTTVPGDFKDDTGSPTLENKPEFKAFAIASLIALCCSVTSLVMFLSILTSRYQERDFGKNLPRKLIVGLTSLFMSITSMMVCFCAGHFFILKDKLKSVAFPVYAVTCLPVTLFALAQFPLYIDLIWATFKKVPQRGYKTSLH, from the exons ATGATGGCGGAAAGGGAAGATGGTAGAGGGAGGGAGCACACACAAAAAACAAGCAAGCGTTTGTTCAAACTTTGCATGAAGGGTGAGTGGGGAGAAGTGGTGGGAACGTACGAGAAGGACAAGAAGGCTCACACGGCCAAAATAACCAAGACAGGTGACACTGCATTGCATGTCGCCGTCACCGACGGCCAAAACGACGTCGTGGGAAAACTGGTGAAGCTTATTTGCTCGGAGAGGGAAGAGGGTAAGCGTAAAGAGGCACTGGGAATTCAGAACAACAGAAAAAACACGGCCTTGCACTTGGCGGCTTCGATGGGGAGCGTGCAGATGTGCGAGTACATTGCTTCCGCTGAGGCTTCGCTGCTGAGTATGCGCAACGTTGATGGCGAGACCCCTCTCTTTCTTGCTGCTCTCCATGGCAGAAAAGAAGCTTTCCTTTTCCTTCACTATTTCTCCATCAACACCTACCCAGAGCCTCTCCACTACTACAGCAACTGTAGAAGAACTGATGGTGACACCATTCTTCATTCTGCCATTGCCGGAGATTATTTTG ATTTGGCATtccaaataattcatttatacGGAGATCTTGTAAACTCAGTGAACGAGAGTGGGCTAACTCCTCTTCATCTCCTGGCAAATAAGCCTTCTGTTTTCAAGAGTGGTGGCCGCTTGGGACGGTTTGAACGAATTGTTTATAATG CTATAATGGTGAAGAAGCTCGAAGTAGCACCCAATAGTCAGCAGCAACTTCCAACAACCGACAAAGAAAAATCCAGTTATCCGGAAAATTACGAGACATGTGTGGGGCTCTGGAGGGTGGCAAAAAAATTCGCCTTAGTGG TGACCGAGCCATTgagacaatttcataaaaagtcACCGCATAATGATCAAATTGGAACAGAAAGAGACCTTGAAGCATTGAAAGATATTGCTACAAATAATGGAGCGGAAACAAAATCTCCAG GATCTGAAAGCAGCACTTGGTCACATCCATTATTTCCTGTGAATTACCAAAGCTGTGTAAATTTATTCAAGTTCGTATTTATGATGCTGTCGATTATCTTTGGAACAG GGTCAGCGAACATAAATAAGATACGTCGGAAGAAGGAAAAGCACGAGTGGTCAGCACAAATAATGGATGAACTTCTGAAGCGAGCTTGCATGTATGAGTACGATGACGATGGCAGCGTACCCGTGAATATATTGGAGAATAAAGATCAACGCACAGACCCTTATAGTTTTGATGAAGCGGGTAATGTTACTTTGGCTGGTATCACAGAAGTGGAGCAACATTTTACCACCAAAGGAGAACCCAACCAACAAAACAATG GGGAAGAGAAGGCTAACGGCAAAGAAAAGAAGACGTGTGAGACACCAATATTAATAGCTGCAAAGAACGGAGTGACAGAAATGGTGGAGAAAATCATGGACTCATTTCCTGTAGCTGTTCATGATATGGATGCGAGTAAGAAAAATATAGTGCTATTGGCAGTGGAGAACAGGCAAACCTACTTATATGACTTATTGCTGAAGAAGAAAAATCTGAAGGAGAGTATATTCGATAAAGTGGATAACGAGGGAAACAGTGCTTTGCACTTGGCAGCGAAGCTTGGAGAGTATAAACCCTGGCTCATTCCTGGCGAAGCGCTGCAAATGCATTGGGAAATCAAGTGGTACCTC TTTGTTAAGGAATCGATGCGACCTCATTTCTTTAGTCGATACAACGATAAAAACAAGACACCTAGAGATGTCTTCAGCGAGACTCACAGGGAGCTTCTCAAGAGTGGTGGAGAATGGCTGAAAAAAACCTCTGAATCTTGCTCCTTGGTAGCAGCACTGATAGCGACAGTGGCCTTTTCCACATCCACCACTGTCCCCGGTGACTTCAAAGACGACACCGGCTCCCCAACTCTTGAAAACAAACCAGAATTTAAAGCCTTTGCAATCGCATCTCTCATTGCTCTTTGCTGTTCTGTTACCTCACTGGTGATGTTCCTCTCTATACTCACATCTCGGTATCAAGAGCGTGATTTCGGTAAAAATCTTCCCAGGAAGCTCATCGTTGGTTTGACATCGTTGTTCATGTCCATTACCTCTATGATGGTCTGTTTCTGTGCTGGTCATTTCTTTATCCTAAAGGACAAACTCAAATCAGTTGCATTCCCTGTTTATGCCGTCACATGCCTGCCAGTGACACTATTTGCCTTGGCTCAATTTCCACTCTACATCGATCTCATATGGGCTACTTTTAAGAAAGTACCACAGCGTGGCTACAAGACCTCTCTACATTAG